The proteins below are encoded in one region of Dioscorea cayenensis subsp. rotundata cultivar TDr96_F1 chromosome 18, TDr96_F1_v2_PseudoChromosome.rev07_lg8_w22 25.fasta, whole genome shotgun sequence:
- the LOC120281869 gene encoding 50S ribosomal protein HLP, mitochondrial: MSAAFTSKCSKVGGNLLRNFGNNLSGILGKPCETIAQPSCNTIFYQQQQRTFIQMRTNLKVVDNSGAKRVMCIQALKGRKGARLGDTIIASVKEAQPKGKVKKGEVVYGVVVRAAMQRGRCDGSEIKFDDNAVVLVNKQGEPIGTRVFGPVPHELRKKKHVKILTLAEHIA; the protein is encoded by the exons ATGAGTGCTGCTTTCACTTCAAAATGCTCCAAAG TGGGTGGTAATTTGTTGAGGAACTTTGGGAACAACTTATCTGGGATTTTGGGCAAGCCTTGTGAGACCATTGCACAGCCAAGCTGCAACACTATTTTCTATCAG CAACAGCAAAGAACATTCATACAAATGAGGACGAATCTGAAGGTTGTGGACAACTCTGGCGCGAAACGGGTTATGTGCATCCAAGCATTGAAGGGGAGAAAGGGTGCACGACTTGGTGATACCATTATCGCTTCTGTTAAAGAAGCACAACCAAAGGGTAAGGTGAAGAAAGGAGAGGTAGTTTATGGTGTGGTTGTTCGTGCGGCCATGCAGCGTGGTCGCTGTGATGGCAGTGAAATTAAGTTTGATGATAATGCAGTCGTCCTCGTCAACAAGCAGGGAGAGCCTATCGGTACTCGGGTCTTTGGTCCAGTACCCCATGAACTGAGGAAGAAGAAACATGTGAAGATATTAACATTGGCTGAGCACATAGCCTGA